One stretch of Euphorbia lathyris chromosome 7, ddEupLath1.1, whole genome shotgun sequence DNA includes these proteins:
- the LOC136201459 gene encoding putative 12-oxophytodienoate reductase 11, with translation MSSIIPLLTPYKMANFNLSHRIVMSALTRQRSYNDVPQPHAILYYSQRTTKGGLLITEATVISETGRGSRDTPGIWKKEQIEAWKPIVDAVHAKGGFFFCQLWHVGRISNADFQPNGQAPISSTGKPLSEFAEFTPPRRLQTDEIPQIINDFRIAARNAMEAGFDGVEIHGAHGYLIDQFMKDSVNDRTDEYGGSLENRCRFPLQVVEAIVDEIGADKVGIRLSPFTDFYESEDSNPNALGFYMAKSLNKCGIVYCDIVEPRLKMDLDIIETPYSLVPMRKAFKGTFMVAGGYDREDGNKAVKENCADVIAYGRLFLANPDLPKRFELDAPLNKYHREIFYTNDPVIGYTDYHFLQDTS, from the exons ATGTCTTCTATTATTCCTCTCCTCACCCCTTACAAGATGGCAAACTTCAATCTTTCTCATAG AATTGTTATGTCGGCACTAACCAGGCAGCGATCTTACAACGATGTTCCTCAACCACATGCCATATTGTATTATTCTCAAAGAACAACCAAAGGCGGTCTTCTTATTACTGAAGCTACCGTAATTTCTGAAACCGGTAGAGG GTCTAGAGATACACCTGGAATTTGGAAAAAGGAACAAATTGAAGCTTGGAAACCTATTGTAGATGCTGTTCATGCTAAAGGTGGCTTCTTCTTCTGTCAACTTTGGCATGTTGGTAGAATTTCAAATGCAG ATTTTCAACCAAATGGGCAGGCTCCTATCTCTTCCACAGGCAAACCCTTAAGTGAATTTGCAGAGTTCACACCTCCAAGACGACTACAAACAGATGAAATTCCTCAAATTATTAATGATTTCAGGATTGCTGCAAGAAATGCCATGGAAGCTG GCTTTGATGGAGTGGAGATCCATGGAGCTCATGGTTACCTAATTGATCAGTTTATGAAGGATTCAGTGAATGATCGAACAGATGAGTATGGCGGATCTCTGGAGAACAGATGTCGATTTCCTTTACAAGTAGTTGAAGCTATAGTCGACGAGATAGGAGCAGATAAAGTTGGAATTAGATTATCACCATTTACTGACTTTTATGAGTCAGAAGACTCAAACCCTAATGCTTTGGGATTTTACATGGCAAAATCTTTGAACAAATGTGGAATTGTTTACTGTGACATTGTTGAACCCAGATTGAAAATGGATCTTGACATAATTGAAACTCCATATAGTCTAGTGCCTATGAGAAAAGCTTTCAAAGGTACTTTCATGGTAGCTGGGGGATATGATAGGGAAGATGGAAACAAAGCAGTGAAAGAAAATTGTGCAGATGTTATTGCTTATGGTCGTCTTTTCTTGGCGAATCCGGATTTGCCAAAAAGATTTGAGCTTGATGCTCCTCTGAATAAGTATCACAGGgaaatattttatacaaatgaTCCTGTGATTGGTTATACTGATTATCATTTTCTTCAAGACACTTCATAG